The following nucleotide sequence is from Allocatelliglobosispora scoriae.
GGCCGTCACAGCACCGCCCCGGTCGACGAACCTCCCGGACCGGGCGGTGCCGGCCACGGCCTGGACGACGAGCCCGGCGCCCGGGTCGGGCGGCATCGCGCACCCGGAGCGGTTGATGGCGGTGCTCGTCGACCGGATCCACTGGGCACCGCACGGCAGGCGCCGCACGATCTTGTACGGGTGCGCGCGTGGTGGGGCGCGGATCGCCGCGACCGGCGCGTACACGCCCCGCCAGGCCCGTGAGGTGCTTCTCGCCGCGTGTGAGCGGGCGGGGTGGGACATCAACTCAGGCACGCTCGCCGCGATCGACGGCGGGTTCCGCGCGGAAGGAGTAACCGGATGACCGAGACCCCGACGAGCGGGACCCCGACGAGCGAGGCCAGGCGGCGGGTGGCGATCGGCAGCGGCCCCGACAGCATCCGCACCCTCAAAGCCGCCCTGATCAATGGTCTGCTGCCGGACACGTACGTGTCGGCCGGTGCGCTGGTCCACATGGAGCAGATCTCCGGCGACGTGGCCGGCACGGCTGCGGACGAGGACTCGCCGCTGCCGGTGACCGCGTCGCCGATCGACCCGCCCGTCCTGGCCGGGCTGCTCGCCGAGCACGCCCACGTGTACCGGCGAAGGTCCCGCAAGACCAGCACTGGCAGCGTGGAGACGTTCGAGGAGGAGACCACACCCGCCGCCGGAGTGCTGTCAGCGGTCCTCGCGGGCAAGACCTGGCCGGGCGTGCCCGCGCTGCGGGGTGTGATCGGCGCACCGGTCCTGCGCCGGGACGGGACGCTGCTCCAGCGGCCCGGGTACGACCCGGCGACCGGGCTGTACCTGGCGGCGAAGGTGGACCTGCCGGAGGTCCCGGAGCGACCGACCGCCGAGCAGGTGGCCGAGGCCCGGCATTTCCTGCTGGGCCGGTTCCTCGCCGACTTCCCCTGGTCCAGCCCCGCTGACCGGGCGAACTACATCGGGTTGCTGATCACCCCGATCGTCCGGCACTACACGAGGTCGCTGACCCCGTTCGGGGTGATCGACGCGACCATGCCCGCCTCCGGCAAGACGATCCTCACCGCCGGCCCCGGCATGCTCTACGGGCAGCGCGTCCTGCCCTGGGCCTACGAAGACGTGGAGCTGCGCAAGTCCATCACCGCGGTATTCGCCGAGCAGGTCGGCGCGGTGATCTGGGACAACCTCGCCGAGGGCACCGTCATCGACTCCGCCGTCCTGGCGCAGCTGGTGACGGGGCCGGTGTGGTCGGACCGGCTCCTCGGGTCCAGCCGCACCGCCGCCGCCGTCAACGACCGGCTCTGGCTCGCCACCGGCAACAACCTCCAGGTCGGCGGAGACATGGCCAGCCGGACCGTGCGGGTGCACCTGGACCCCGACATGCCGCGCCCGGAGGAGCGCGACCAGTCCCGGTTCGGGATCCCGCACCTCGACCAGTGGATCACCGTCCCGGCGAACCAGATGGAGCTCATCTGGCACCTGCTCGTCCTGGTCCTCGACTGGATCCAAGCCGGTGCGCCCCGCGCGCGGGGGTTGTCGATGCGGCAGTTCACACCGTGGGCGCAGGCCTGCGGCGGGTTCCTGACCCACCACGGCATCACCGGGTTTCTCGACAACGCCGCCGAGGTCCGCCAGGTCGACGAGGACGAGATGCGGTGGATGGCGTTCCTGTCCACCTGGCACCACCGGCACGGCAGCACCCCGATGACCGCCGCCGAGCTGCGCCGCGACGCCGAAACCGAACTCGTTCGGCACCGATTTCGCCGACCCGTGGGACGGGCAGTTCATCACCACCCACAGCGGCAAGCTCCCCAACCCGCTCAGCCTCGGGCGGCTGCTCACCGGGCAGAAAGGCCGCTGGCGCGGCAAATACGTCGTGCGCGGTGGTACCTCGGAGCGCGGTGATCGGTCGGTGTTCTGGGTCGAGCGGGAGAAGCCTCCTCCGGAACCCCCGATTCCATCTCCACAACTCCGCAACTCCGCAGAAACACTCCTCTAGCACCCGGAAACGGCGTGCGGAGATGCGGAGATGGCCTCCCCGCGCCGAGGCCATCTCCGCAACAGTCACCGCAGGTCAGGGCCACATTTGCGGAGATGCGGAGTTGCGGAGATGTTTTCCACTCCACGGCCACAACACCCGCAACACCACCTGGCCAACTGAAACAACGACATCCACCAGCACAAACGCAACACCGCCGCAATCGAGACATGCGACTACCGGGAGGCAATGAGCGGCGTAGCTACCTACTCGCCCTGACCTTCCCTCAGTCGGACGTTATGCCCAAATGCATGCGCATGTCTGAGATCTTGGCTCAGCGTGGCGCTCAGGGCATTTCAGGAGGAAGGAATATCAGATGACTACTCGAACCCGCTTGGTGTGCCGCTGCGGTGGCGCCATTCGGCCCCGGCGCTACCTGACGATTCCCGAGCTGTGCGAGGACCTCGACATCACACGATCCACGTACTACGACTGGCGCCGCACCGGGAAAGCGCCGCGCAGCCGGCGGCTGCCGAACGGATCGATCCGGATCGACCGCGATGTGTATGAGGCGTGGCTCGACACCCTGATCGAAGAGGACAATTAGATGGACACGACCTATGACGTTCGGCTCTACGCCCTGGACATCTACCAGGGCAAGCGTGTAACTACCTATTGGGTCGTGTGGCGCGTTGCGGGTCGCCGCTGGAAGGAGCCGTTCAGGGACGAGCCGATGGCAACCCGCTTCCTCGCCGACCTCACGTCGGCGGTCAGCCGAGGCGAGGCGTTCGATGTGGAGACAGGCCGCCCGGTCTCCATGGCACGCAAGGCCGTGTCTTCGGTGACCTGGTATTCGGCGGCATGCACGTATGCCGACTCGAAGTGGCAGCGGTCGGCGGCGACGACCAGGCGCACACGTGCAGAGGCGCTGTCGGCGCTGACCCTGGCGATGCTCGCCGACAGCCGGGGCCGGCCCGATGAGGCGATGCTGAGGCACACGCTTCAGCGATACGCGTTCAATCCCAGCAGGCGGCACCACCCCGACCGGCCCCCTGAGGTCGCTGCCGCTCTGGCGTGG
It contains:
- a CDS encoding helix-turn-helix transcriptional regulator codes for the protein MTTRTRLVCRCGGAIRPRRYLTIPELCEDLDITRSTYYDWRRTGKAPRSRRLPNGSIRIDRDVYEAWLDTLIEEDN